Proteins from one Megalopta genalis isolate 19385.01 chromosome 1, iyMegGena1_principal, whole genome shotgun sequence genomic window:
- the LOC117223622 gene encoding uncharacterized protein LOC117223622 isoform X3, whose translation MVQWSPSVMGLKHRESAVKMRQLYPPFLQTEYQDLPDVQEITTEPPKIELVHRTRKRMSVSDVAEERFAEIGDRAPRDGKDYRWWGQEEFGEDETDRDEEKTRPVLLWPLDRCKTYSVRSKHELEPDTTDPYLSHELYASTRSL comes from the exons ATGGTTCAGTGGAGCCCCAGCGTGATGGGTTTGAAGCACCGCGAGAGTGCAGTGAAAATGCGTCAACTGTACCCGCCGTTCTTGCAAACGGAGTATCAGGATCTACCGGATGTCCAAGAAATAACAACGGAGCCACCCAAAATCGAGTTAGTTCATCGTACGAGAAAAAGAATGAGCGTCTCCGATGTTGCCGAGG AGAGGTTCGCGGAGATCGGGGACAGAGCGCCGCGGGACGGCAAGGATTATCGGTGGTGGGGGCAGGAGGAGTTCGGCGAGGATGAAACGGATCGCGACGAGGAAAAAACGAGACCCGTGTTATTGTGGCCTCTGGACCGTTGCAAAACATATTCCGTGCGGAGCAAACACGAGCTGGAACCCGACACCACGGACCCCTATTTGTCCCACGAGCTGTACGCATCGACCCGATCGCTGTAA